The following proteins are co-located in the Solanum pennellii chromosome 1, SPENNV200 genome:
- the LOC107029105 gene encoding 60S ribosomal protein L23-like, with the protein MSLGLPVAATVHCADEAGVKNLYIISMKGIKGRLNRLPSACVGDMVMATLKKGKPNLKKKIMPAFFVRQRTTMLVSLFPYITKQGSFEFEVTSEVGCGGITYFNSSLSYSLLIMRNFKEIEVKYRLQHTRLLD; encoded by the exons ATGTCATTGGGTCTGCCGGTGGCGGCGACGGTGCACTGCGCCGATGAGGCTGGTGTGAAGAACCTGTACATCATTTCTATGAAAGGGATCAAGGGAAGGCTTAACAGGTTGCCTTCAGCTTGTGTTGGAGATATGGTAATGGCTACCTTGAAGAAGGGTAAGCCAAATCTCAAGAAGAAGATTATGCCTGCTTTCTTTGTTCGTCAGCGCACGACAATGTTAGTTTCCCTTTTCCCTTACATCACTAAACAAGGTTCATTTGAGTTCGAGGTCACCAGTGAAGTCGGTTGTGGTGGAATAACTTATTTCAACTCATCATTGTCTTATTCGTTGCTCATAATGAG AAATTTCAAGGAAATTGAGGTCAAGTATAGACTTCAACATACTCGACTTTTGGATTGA